From one Rhodamnia argentea isolate NSW1041297 chromosome 1, ASM2092103v1, whole genome shotgun sequence genomic stretch:
- the LOC115755022 gene encoding TLD domain-containing protein 2 isoform X2, which yields MNTLKERVSEKLSRLFADSPDHSSPSPSSQLSGHSDEPQARLSSKEGTSLSSYFSYVIPTSRFDGLRSKKCEQDVELYQSLPAECNDEKPEWQDVSSEGFVEYTLDKRKATVDCHENSKKCASVCENGKSLSTNEEDEGSTSGSDLFEEATDKHWSDKPLHNLMDDSVFISADLYEFFYSSLPNLVKGCQWVLLYSTLRHGISLRTLIRKSADLSGPCLLIVGDMQGAVFGGMLDCPLKPTAKRKYQGTNQTFVFTTLYGQPRLFRSTGANRYYYICMNDSLALGGGGNFALSLDGDLLSGTSGPCETFGNLCLAHKSEFEVKNVELWGFTHSSHYAT from the exons ATGAACACGTTGAAGGAGAGGGTCTCGGAGAAGCTCTCGCGTCTCTTTGCTGATTCCCCGGATCATTCTTCTCCCTCACCGTCTTCGCAATTAAGCGGCCATTCGGACGAACCCCAG GCCAGGCTGAGTTCTAAAGAAGGGACGTCTCTCTCTTCGTACTTTTCTTATGTCATTCCAACTAGCAGATTTGATGGACTCAGATCAAAGAAGTGTGAGCAGGACGTTGAACTATATCAATCGCTTCCTGCTGAGTGCAATGATGAAAAACCTGAATGGCAAGATGTATCTTCAGAAGGTTTCGTAGAATATACTCtagacaaaagaaaagcaacagTTGATTGccatgaaaattctaaaaaatgtgcTTCAGTCTGTGAGAATGGGAAATCGCTAAGTACgaatgaagaagacgaaggaagTACCAGTGGTTCTGACTTGTTTGAAGAGGCAACTGACAAGCATTGGTCAGACAAGCCTCTTCATAATCTCATGGATGATTCTGTTTTTATCTCTGCTGAtctatatgaatttttttactcATCCCTTCCCAATCTTGTGAAAGGTTGCCAATGGGTGTTGCTATACAG TACGCTGAGACATGGTATCTCACTGCGCACACTTATCCGCAAGAGCGCGGACCTTTCTGGCCCCTGTTTGCTG ATTGTTGGTGACATGCAAGGAGCAGTATTTGGTGGCATGCTAGACTGCCCCTTAAAGCCCACAGCGAAAAGGAAATATCAG GGGACAAACCAAACATTTGTATTCACAACATTATATGGGCAACCAAGATTATTTCGATCAACTG GTGCCAATAGGTACTACTACATATGCATGAATGACTCCCTTGCACTTGGTGGTGGAGGCAACTTTGCCTTGTCCTTAGATGGAGATCT attAAGTGGAACAAGTGGACCCTGTGAAACATTCGGGAATTTGTGTTTAGCTCACAAATCGGAGTTTGAGGTGAAGAATGTTGAG TTATGGGGCTTCACTCACTCATCACACTATGCCACATGA
- the LOC115755022 gene encoding TLD domain-containing protein 2 isoform X3, translating into MNTLKERVSEKLSRLFADSPDHSSPSPSSQLSGHSDEPQARLSSKEGTSLSSYFSYVIPTSRFDGLRSKKCEQDVELYQSLPAECNDEKPEWQDVSSEGFVEYTLDKRKATVDCHENSKKCASVCENGKSLSTNEEDEGSTSGSDLFEEATDKHWSDKPLHNLMDDSVFISADLYEFFYSSLPNLVKGCQWVLLYSTLRHGISLRTLIRKSADLSGPCLLIVGDMQGAVFGGMLDCPLKPTAKRKYQGTNQTFVFTTLYGQPRLFRSTGANRYYYICMNDSLALGGGGNFALSLDGDLLSGTSGPCETFGNLCLAHNPEFELKNAEAAS; encoded by the exons ATGAACACGTTGAAGGAGAGGGTCTCGGAGAAGCTCTCGCGTCTCTTTGCTGATTCCCCGGATCATTCTTCTCCCTCACCGTCTTCGCAATTAAGCGGCCATTCGGACGAACCCCAG GCCAGGCTGAGTTCTAAAGAAGGGACGTCTCTCTCTTCGTACTTTTCTTATGTCATTCCAACTAGCAGATTTGATGGACTCAGATCAAAGAAGTGTGAGCAGGACGTTGAACTATATCAATCGCTTCCTGCTGAGTGCAATGATGAAAAACCTGAATGGCAAGATGTATCTTCAGAAGGTTTCGTAGAATATACTCtagacaaaagaaaagcaacagTTGATTGccatgaaaattctaaaaaatgtgcTTCAGTCTGTGAGAATGGGAAATCGCTAAGTACgaatgaagaagacgaaggaagTACCAGTGGTTCTGACTTGTTTGAAGAGGCAACTGACAAGCATTGGTCAGACAAGCCTCTTCATAATCTCATGGATGATTCTGTTTTTATCTCTGCTGAtctatatgaatttttttactcATCCCTTCCCAATCTTGTGAAAGGTTGCCAATGGGTGTTGCTATACAG TACGCTGAGACATGGTATCTCACTGCGCACACTTATCCGCAAGAGCGCGGACCTTTCTGGCCCCTGTTTGCTG ATTGTTGGTGACATGCAAGGAGCAGTATTTGGTGGCATGCTAGACTGCCCCTTAAAGCCCACAGCGAAAAGGAAATATCAG GGGACAAACCAAACATTTGTATTCACAACATTATATGGGCAACCAAGATTATTTCGATCAACTG GTGCCAATAGGTACTACTACATATGCATGAATGACTCCCTTGCACTTGGTGGTGGAGGCAACTTTGCCTTGTCCTTAGATGGAGATCT attAAGTGGAACAAGTGGACCCTGTGAAAC
- the LOC115755022 gene encoding TLD domain-containing protein 2 isoform X1 — MNTLKERVSEKLSRLFADSPDHSSPSPSSQLSGHSDEPQARLSSKEGTSLSSYFSYVIPTSRFDGLRSKKCEQDVELYQSLPAECNDEKPEWQDVSSEGFVEYTLDKRKATVDCHENSKKCASVCENGKSLSTNEEDEGSTSGSDLFEEATDKHWSDKPLHNLMDDSVFISADLYEFFYSSLPNLVKGCQWVLLYSTLRHGISLRTLIRKSADLSGPCLLIVGDMQGAVFGGMLDCPLKPTAKRKYQGTNQTFVFTTLYGQPRLFRSTGANRYYYICMNDSLALGGGGNFALSLDGDLLSGTSGPCETFGNLCLAHKSEFEVKNVELWGFTHSSHYTT; from the exons ATGAACACGTTGAAGGAGAGGGTCTCGGAGAAGCTCTCGCGTCTCTTTGCTGATTCCCCGGATCATTCTTCTCCCTCACCGTCTTCGCAATTAAGCGGCCATTCGGACGAACCCCAG GCCAGGCTGAGTTCTAAAGAAGGGACGTCTCTCTCTTCGTACTTTTCTTATGTCATTCCAACTAGCAGATTTGATGGACTCAGATCAAAGAAGTGTGAGCAGGACGTTGAACTATATCAATCGCTTCCTGCTGAGTGCAATGATGAAAAACCTGAATGGCAAGATGTATCTTCAGAAGGTTTCGTAGAATATACTCtagacaaaagaaaagcaacagTTGATTGccatgaaaattctaaaaaatgtgcTTCAGTCTGTGAGAATGGGAAATCGCTAAGTACgaatgaagaagacgaaggaagTACCAGTGGTTCTGACTTGTTTGAAGAGGCAACTGACAAGCATTGGTCAGACAAGCCTCTTCATAATCTCATGGATGATTCTGTTTTTATCTCTGCTGAtctatatgaatttttttactcATCCCTTCCCAATCTTGTGAAAGGTTGCCAATGGGTGTTGCTATACAG TACGCTGAGACATGGTATCTCACTGCGCACACTTATCCGCAAGAGCGCGGACCTTTCTGGCCCCTGTTTGCTG ATTGTTGGTGACATGCAAGGAGCAGTATTTGGTGGCATGCTAGACTGCCCCTTAAAGCCCACAGCGAAAAGGAAATATCAG GGGACAAACCAAACATTTGTATTCACAACATTATATGGGCAACCAAGATTATTTCGATCAACTG GTGCCAATAGGTACTACTACATATGCATGAATGACTCCCTTGCACTTGGTGGTGGAGGCAACTTTGCCTTGTCCTTAGATGGAGATCT attAAGTGGAACAAGTGGACCCTGTGAAACATTCGGGAATTTGTGTTTAGCTCACAAATCGGAGTTTGAGGTGAAGAATGTTGAG TTATGGGGCTTCACTCACTCATCACACTATACTACATGA